One part of the Saprospiraceae bacterium genome encodes these proteins:
- a CDS encoding pantoate--beta-alanine ligase, translating into MQLFTSLNNLQIFLNQEKSLGKTISFVPTMGALHSGHISLIELAQKHADVSVCSIFVNPTQFNNPEDLIKYPRMLERDAYLLEKEDCDVLFVPRIDEIYPPDLDTSVNIELGGLDLVMEGEFRPGHFKGMLQVVNRLLDIVKADFLVMGQKDFQQFTLVQHMIQQLSLPVKLIIGETLRETDGLAMSSRNLRLTPEMREKAPIIFECLMQLKRDIGQKPIAEMCSKVWQLITEKGLKMEYLQVVDGIRLELLENPENHPFIVACIAVWAGDVRLIDNLILKGSLN; encoded by the coding sequence TTGCAATTATTTACAAGCCTTAACAATCTTCAAATTTTTCTTAATCAGGAGAAATCCTTAGGCAAAACGATTTCTTTTGTCCCAACCATGGGGGCACTTCATTCAGGTCATATTTCTCTTATTGAGTTAGCACAAAAACATGCAGATGTATCTGTTTGTAGCATTTTTGTGAATCCTACGCAGTTTAATAATCCTGAAGATCTAATCAAATATCCACGGATGTTAGAACGAGATGCTTATTTATTAGAAAAAGAAGACTGTGATGTACTATTTGTTCCTAGAATCGATGAAATTTACCCTCCAGACCTTGATACTTCTGTAAATATTGAATTGGGAGGCTTGGATCTTGTAATGGAAGGAGAATTTCGGCCAGGCCATTTTAAAGGTATGTTGCAGGTCGTAAACCGTTTATTGGATATTGTAAAAGCGGATTTTTTGGTCATGGGGCAAAAGGATTTTCAACAATTTACCCTGGTTCAACATATGATCCAGCAACTTTCATTACCCGTTAAATTAATAATTGGAGAAACCTTGAGGGAAACCGATGGGTTGGCTATGAGTTCCCGAAATCTTAGGTTAACGCCAGAAATGAGGGAAAAGGCTCCAATCATCTTTGAATGTCTTATGCAACTTAAAAGGGATATTGGGCAGAAACCAATTGCAGAAATGTGTAGCAAAGTATGGCAGCTTATAACTGAAAAAGGCTTGAAAATGGAGTATTTACAAGTTGTAGATGGCATTCGTTTAGAGCTGTTGGAAAATCCTGAAAACCACCCTTTTATTGTCGCTTGTATCGCTGTTTGGGCTGGAGATGTGAGATTAATCGATAATTTGATACTAAAAGGGAGTTTAAATTGA
- a CDS encoding aspartate 1-decarboxylase, with the protein MFLQFFKSKIHRATVTEANLNYVGSITIDEELMKAANIFEGEKVQIVNNNNGERFETYVIKGEPNSGMICLNGAAARKVEVGDIIIVISYAFMTPEEAQHFHPVSIHVDANNRIK; encoded by the coding sequence ATGTTTTTACAATTCTTTAAATCTAAAATCCACCGAGCTACCGTTACGGAAGCAAATCTCAACTACGTTGGAAGTATTACCATCGATGAAGAATTGATGAAAGCAGCTAATATCTTTGAGGGAGAAAAGGTTCAGATCGTTAATAATAATAACGGAGAACGATTTGAAACCTATGTAATCAAAGGAGAACCGAACTCTGGAATGATTTGTTTAAACGGCGCTGCAGCTCGAAAAGTTGAAGTTGGGGATATTATTATCGTGATATCCTATGCCTTTATGACTCCTGAGGAAGCACAACATTTTCACCCGGTTTCTATCCATGTGGATGCAAACAATCGGATTAAATAA
- a CDS encoding cupin domain-containing protein, giving the protein MHLSTSSAIEQLELSKKLFLELFRHGSLNLEIYKPIKIDYQSPHDRDEVYIIISGSGDFVLSKEKMKFQPGDFLFVPAGTEHHFENFSDDFATWVMFYGKLGGELNPDV; this is encoded by the coding sequence ATGCATTTATCAACCAGTTCTGCGATAGAACAATTAGAATTATCCAAGAAGTTGTTTCTAGAATTATTCCGACATGGTAGTCTCAATCTTGAAATATATAAACCCATAAAAATTGATTATCAGTCGCCACACGATAGGGATGAAGTATATATTATTATTTCTGGGTCAGGGGACTTTGTATTATCAAAGGAAAAAATGAAATTTCAGCCAGGAGATTTTTTATTTGTACCAGCGGGCACTGAACATCATTTTGAAAATTTTTCAGATGATTTTGCAACTTGGGTAATGTTTTATGGAAAGTTAGGAGGAGAACTAAATCCTGATGTTTAA
- a CDS encoding cupin domain-containing protein, with product MKSITEKSTGETITFVKTGKDTQGAFTEIICTIPARKDGPPSHIHPLQDEIFEVIEGKLELSAKGKKIVLEEGQSFNVTANTAHTFSNPLDRETKFRATYKPALDIEYVLVQGFEIINSQSNPNKPSFQMIVDFDYLLKEIQGQYKFAGAPAIIFKVFAAIGRLFFKPKVKSLKDHNASF from the coding sequence ATGAAATCTATAACAGAAAAATCAACTGGTGAAACAATTACCTTTGTAAAGACAGGGAAAGACACTCAAGGTGCTTTTACAGAGATTATCTGCACTATTCCAGCTAGAAAAGATGGTCCACCGTCACATATTCATCCATTGCAAGACGAAATTTTTGAAGTTATTGAAGGCAAACTTGAACTTTCAGCTAAAGGCAAGAAAATTGTTCTTGAAGAAGGACAAAGTTTTAATGTTACAGCAAACACGGCACACACCTTTTCAAATCCACTTGACAGAGAGACAAAGTTCAGAGCGACATATAAACCTGCACTTGACATTGAATATGTCTTGGTGCAGGGGTTTGAAATAATAAACAGTCAATCTAATCCCAATAAACCGAGTTTTCAGATGATAGTTGATTTTGACTATTTGCTCAAAGAAATTCAAGGACAATACAAGTTTGCTGGTGCACCAGCCATTATATTCAAGGTTTTTGCAGCTATCGGAAGATTATTTTTCAAACCTAAGGTAAAATCGCTTAAAGACCACAATGCTTCGTTCTAA
- the rfaE2 gene encoding D-glycero-beta-D-manno-heptose 1-phosphate adenylyltransferase: MKYSLESKIYTQESLQEKCKEWKNDQNVLVFTNGCFDILHEGHVRYLSEAKTLGNKLIVALNADASVRKLKGAGRPINLQNSRAIVLAGLESVDAIVVFYEETPFELISKILPNVLVKGGDWKVEQIIGSDVVLNTGGKVYSLTFHAGYSTSLVEQKIKNKS, from the coding sequence ATGAAGTATTCTTTGGAATCGAAAATTTATACACAGGAATCGTTACAAGAAAAATGTAAAGAATGGAAAAACGATCAGAATGTTTTAGTATTTACAAATGGTTGCTTTGATATTTTACATGAAGGGCATGTTCGTTATTTATCAGAAGCTAAAACACTGGGTAATAAATTAATTGTTGCTTTAAATGCAGATGCATCGGTTCGCAAATTAAAAGGAGCCGGTCGTCCAATAAATTTACAAAATAGCAGAGCGATTGTGTTGGCTGGTTTGGAAAGTGTGGATGCAATTGTTGTTTTTTATGAAGAAACACCTTTTGAATTGATATCAAAAATTTTACCAAATGTACTTGTCAAAGGAGGGGATTGGAAAGTCGAACAAATCATAGGATCTGATGTTGTATTAAACACTGGTGGCAAGGTCTATTCATTGACATTTCATGCAGGATATTCAACGAGTTTAGTGGAACAAAAGATTAAAAATAAATCTTGA
- a CDS encoding flippase-like domain-containing protein: protein MSSLLKKLLQFILFLSIGLSIMYYLFHKNQIAYLDYCQLQQIPVENCSLLNKLKQDFSTLHYFWIFMIFVGFAMTNYSRTVRWQIILKTMNYNTRFANAYCAINVGYLANLGFPRIGEFVRAMIFSKYEKLPFDKVFGSVVLDRIADMLSFLLLILLAVALDFPLFQTFFTKYAHIPTFNLNYYIVGLLIVVAALLFFFRAIILELSLVKKFASLISGVWEGIRSIRNLKERNQFIIHTILIWVWFFLMFVFACKSFEPTANLPIVPMLVVYVFGSFGVFIPSPGGMGTYHFMVILGLGLYGLQQADAFSFANIAFTFGQFFALIIFGVGSLIALPWFNKSR, encoded by the coding sequence TTGTCATCACTTCTGAAAAAACTTTTGCAGTTTATACTTTTCTTAAGTATTGGCTTAAGTATTATGTATTATTTATTTCATAAAAATCAGATTGCTTATTTAGATTATTGTCAATTGCAACAAATTCCTGTTGAAAATTGCAGCTTACTCAATAAGTTAAAACAGGATTTTAGTACGCTGCATTATTTTTGGATATTCATGATTTTTGTTGGATTTGCAATGACCAATTATTCACGTACTGTGCGGTGGCAAATTATTCTGAAAACGATGAATTATAATACTCGTTTTGCAAATGCTTATTGTGCAATTAATGTGGGATACCTCGCAAATCTAGGGTTTCCCAGGATCGGTGAATTTGTGAGAGCAATGATATTTTCAAAATATGAAAAACTTCCTTTCGATAAAGTATTTGGATCTGTAGTTTTAGATCGAATAGCAGATATGCTTTCTTTTTTATTATTAATTTTATTAGCTGTTGCGCTAGATTTTCCTTTGTTTCAAACTTTTTTTACAAAGTATGCACATATTCCAACGTTTAATTTAAATTATTATATTGTAGGATTATTGATTGTTGTGGCAGCCTTGTTATTTTTTTTTCGAGCTATAATTTTGGAATTATCACTTGTGAAGAAATTTGCAAGTTTAATTTCAGGAGTTTGGGAAGGCATCCGATCTATTCGAAATTTAAAAGAGCGAAATCAATTTATTATACACACGATACTTATTTGGGTTTGGTTCTTTCTCATGTTCGTTTTTGCTTGTAAATCCTTTGAACCAACAGCAAATCTTCCAATAGTTCCAATGCTGGTTGTTTATGTATTTGGAAGCTTTGGAGTATTTATACCATCACCAGGCGGTATGGGTACATATCATTTTATGGTAATTCTAGGTTTAGGTTTATACGGTTTACAACAGGCAGATGCCTTTTCTTTTGCTAATATAGCGTTTACATTCGGACAATTTTTCGCACTTATAATATTTGGAGTTGGTTCTTTAATTGCATTACCCTGGTTTAATAAATCCCGTTAA
- a CDS encoding tetratricopeptide repeat protein, giving the protein MGLKEPNPLYAFVQSRLAIRANYNDAAINILQSLPIEERNKLPYLHFLLGLVKLQKLDVNAEPSFKFYLQQYKGQSHLKECYQKLAWSSLIHGNRALYHLYISKCLTQGIQVSDEDKQAYLEASRKQKPDSILLRARLLCDGAYVGKAWETLLKVKDDYYKNPVFQLECAYRLGRIFQLKKEYAQALIHFEDAVHFDLEERTYMSCNALLQMGLIKEALNQKNEARTYFKSVLDRKPDQYQRSMQQKAKSGLSRLN; this is encoded by the coding sequence ATGGGATTAAAGGAACCCAATCCTTTATATGCATTTGTACAAAGCAGGTTAGCAATTCGAGCAAACTATAATGATGCGGCTATAAATATTTTGCAATCACTGCCTATCGAAGAGCGAAATAAATTACCTTATTTACATTTTCTATTGGGTCTTGTAAAATTACAAAAATTGGATGTTAATGCAGAACCAAGTTTTAAATTTTATTTGCAGCAATATAAAGGTCAATCACATCTTAAAGAATGTTACCAAAAATTAGCGTGGAGTTCTTTAATTCATGGGAATCGAGCTTTGTATCATTTATATATTTCAAAATGTTTGACTCAAGGAATTCAAGTAAGCGATGAAGATAAACAAGCCTATTTAGAAGCATCTCGAAAGCAAAAGCCGGATTCTATTTTATTGCGGGCGCGTTTATTATGTGATGGGGCATATGTTGGGAAAGCATGGGAAACACTTTTAAAAGTGAAAGATGATTATTATAAAAACCCTGTATTTCAACTGGAGTGCGCATATCGTTTAGGTAGAATTTTCCAGTTGAAAAAGGAATACGCGCAGGCATTGATTCATTTTGAAGATGCGGTTCATTTTGATCTTGAGGAACGGACTTATATGTCGTGCAATGCTTTATTACAAATGGGATTAATTAAAGAAGCCTTGAATCAAAAGAATGAAGCACGCACGTACTTTAAATCTGTATTAGACAGGAAACCGGACCAATATCAGCGATCGATGCAACAGAAAGCTAAATCTGGTCTTTCGAGGTTAAATTGA
- a CDS encoding Nif3-like dinuclear metal center hexameric protein codes for MKVNDLANYLESIAPLNLQEPYDNSGLIVGHPEMEIKGVMCSLDCTLAILEEAKILGCNVVVSHHPIIFKGLKKIHGIHYVDQAVMFAIKNDMAIYAIHTNLDSVFRHGVNEKIAKKLELKNLQILSPKMGNPEIGIGMFGNLEQEMQTQDFLKFVKDRMQTKLIRHTSFLKPTIKNVAVTGGAGAFLIQEAIQSGADIFITGDVKYHEFFEANSQIVLLDIGHFESEQFTIELLFGLISEKFRNFATHCTKISTNPVQYF; via the coding sequence ATGAAAGTTAACGATCTGGCAAACTATCTGGAATCCATAGCACCCTTAAATTTACAAGAACCCTATGATAATTCAGGATTAATTGTAGGTCATCCGGAAATGGAAATTAAAGGTGTTATGTGTTCCCTGGATTGCACATTAGCCATATTAGAGGAAGCTAAAATTTTAGGATGTAACGTGGTTGTAAGTCATCATCCAATTATTTTTAAGGGATTAAAAAAGATTCATGGGATTCATTATGTAGATCAGGCAGTAATGTTTGCAATTAAAAATGACATGGCGATTTATGCTATTCATACGAACCTGGATTCCGTGTTTCGCCATGGTGTAAATGAAAAGATTGCTAAGAAATTAGAGCTTAAAAATTTACAAATCCTGTCACCCAAAATGGGTAATCCAGAAATTGGTATAGGAATGTTTGGTAATTTGGAGCAGGAGATGCAAACGCAGGATTTCTTAAAGTTTGTAAAGGATAGAATGCAAACAAAACTAATTCGCCATACTTCATTTTTGAAACCAACAATTAAAAACGTAGCTGTTACGGGTGGTGCTGGTGCATTTTTAATACAGGAAGCCATTCAGTCAGGAGCGGATATATTTATCACAGGCGATGTTAAATATCATGAATTTTTTGAGGCAAATTCACAAATAGTTCTTCTTGACATTGGACATTTTGAAAGTGAACAATTTACAATTGAACTATTATTTGGCTTGATTTCTGAGAAATTTCGTAATTTTGCAACCCATTGCACGAAAATTAGTACTAACCCGGTTCAATATTTTTGA